A region from the Mesomycoplasma hyopneumoniae J genome encodes:
- a CDS encoding nicotinate phosphoribosyltransferase — protein MSKWNKNKYISDYFLDSQKVLAKFNPNNIVILQFFQRREFAILAGMKEVIELLKENTDYKKYKIRYLKDGSRLGRKEIVLELEGPIHLFGHFEGMIDGILARSTSIATNAYLCKRAANNKDIIFMADRSDHYLMHEIDGKAARIGGINLFSNQAQAGNVSLENFGSMPHFLIQNFQGNLIEACRAYAKVFPEKELVALVDFNNDVLTAALEVLAEFGPKLAGVRIDTSKNIADKMFVDPQSDEFGINAKLVKKLRQELDKNNGQHVKIIVSSGLNPQKIKKLEEENAPSDAYGVGEFMLQLRHHFSADATVLNNEKIAKFGRFYRKNPKLISLVNEK, from the coding sequence ATGTCTAAATGAAACAAAAATAAATATATATCCGATTATTTTTTAGATAGTCAAAAAGTTCTTGCAAAATTTAACCCAAACAACATCGTCATTTTACAATTTTTTCAACGCCGCGAATTTGCTATTCTTGCTGGAATGAAAGAAGTTATTGAATTACTAAAAGAAAATACCGATTATAAAAAGTATAAAATTCGCTATTTAAAAGATGGCAGCCGTCTTGGGAGGAAAGAAATTGTCCTTGAATTAGAGGGTCCGATTCATTTATTTGGTCATTTTGAAGGGATGATTGATGGAATTCTTGCCCGTTCAACCTCAATTGCCACAAACGCTTATTTATGCAAAAGAGCAGCTAACAATAAGGATATTATTTTTATGGCTGATCGTTCTGATCATTATCTTATGCATGAAATTGATGGAAAAGCAGCCCGAATTGGCGGGATAAATCTTTTTTCTAATCAAGCTCAAGCAGGAAATGTCAGCTTAGAAAATTTTGGTTCAATGCCTCATTTTTTAATCCAAAATTTTCAAGGAAATTTAATCGAGGCTTGTAGGGCATATGCAAAAGTTTTTCCCGAAAAAGAATTAGTTGCGCTTGTTGATTTTAACAACGATGTTTTAACTGCCGCCCTTGAAGTGCTTGCCGAATTCGGGCCAAAATTAGCGGGTGTGCGAATTGATACATCTAAAAATATTGCAGATAAAATGTTTGTAGATCCCCAAAGTGATGAATTTGGAATTAATGCAAAATTAGTTAAAAAATTACGGCAAGAACTTGATAAAAACAACGGCCAACACGTAAAAATTATCGTTTCCTCCGGGCTTAATCCTCAGAAAATTAAAAAACTAGAAGAAGAAAATGCGCCAAGTGATGCCTATGGAGTCGGTGAATTTATGCTTCAGCTTCGGCACCATTTTAGTGCTGATGCTACCGTTTTAAACAATGAAAAAATCGCTAAGTTTGGCCGCTTTTATCGAAAAAATCCAAAATTAATCAGTCTTGTTAATGAAAAATAA
- the metG gene encoding methionine--tRNA ligase: MTKKCYITTPIYYASGRLHIGHLYTTVLAWVIRNFKKMSGFEARLFTGSDEHGQKISQLAAKANLEPQEFVDKNVENFKFLWEKFEIDYDYFQRTTNLNHKNFIKKIFLKMYEDNHIFNGEYQGLYSISDEEFLSQSQAVYQNGSYFHPVSGAKMELISEKSYFFPIKKFQKWLEDFLLENPKFIFDSKIANELRQNFLQKGLEDLSVTRKNLKWGIFLDQKFENQTIYVWLDALFSYLSVFKDQIDLENPKKSNFWTDSAQIIQVVGKEIARFHCIYWPIFLKSLNFPLPSIILTHGWLITPEGKMSKSKGNVINPLDLLKKFDPEIIKFYFVSQINTKNDSVFDENLLENFYNSFFVNTFGNLISRTIALIVKKFDQPLLFEIADLDWTDISFYEKILLSLDEFCDNFDQLEIEKAFKTVIELTKNLNGFFDIKQLWNQKNLKKLAQGLILVLNGIYAITVFLSIAMPKKTNEILEFLGINEKNFLLITKLDKFDKINFKKLEKPFFPRKN; encoded by the coding sequence ATGACTAAAAAATGTTATATCACAACTCCAATTTATTATGCTAGCGGGAGACTCCATATTGGGCATCTTTATACAACAGTGCTTGCATGAGTAATTAGAAATTTTAAAAAAATGTCCGGATTTGAGGCTAGATTGTTTACTGGTTCTGATGAACATGGTCAAAAAATTTCTCAACTAGCTGCAAAAGCAAATCTTGAACCCCAGGAATTTGTTGATAAAAATGTCGAAAATTTCAAATTTTTATGAGAAAAATTTGAAATTGACTATGATTATTTTCAAAGAACAACAAATTTAAATCATAAAAATTTTATCAAAAAAATTTTTCTAAAAATGTATGAAGATAATCATATTTTCAATGGTGAATACCAAGGGCTTTATTCGATAAGTGATGAGGAATTTCTCAGTCAAAGTCAAGCTGTTTATCAAAATGGAAGCTATTTTCACCCCGTTAGTGGGGCAAAAATGGAATTAATAAGTGAGAAATCCTACTTTTTTCCGATCAAAAAATTCCAAAAATGACTAGAGGATTTTCTTTTGGAAAATCCCAAATTCATTTTTGATTCAAAAATCGCAAATGAATTAAGGCAGAATTTTTTACAAAAGGGACTTGAAGACTTATCAGTGACAAGAAAAAATCTAAAATGAGGTATTTTTCTTGATCAAAAATTTGAAAATCAGACAATTTATGTTTGACTTGATGCACTTTTTAGTTATTTATCAGTTTTTAAAGACCAAATTGATTTAGAAAATCCTAAGAAATCAAATTTTTGAACTGATTCTGCCCAAATTATTCAAGTAGTTGGCAAAGAAATTGCCCGTTTTCACTGTATTTATTGGCCAATTTTTCTAAAATCGCTCAATTTTCCCCTTCCAAGCATAATTTTAACTCACGGTTGACTAATCACCCCTGAGGGAAAAATGTCAAAATCAAAAGGAAATGTGATAAATCCACTTGATTTGCTAAAAAAATTTGATCCAGAAATTATTAAATTTTATTTTGTCAGCCAAATAAACACTAAAAATGATAGTGTTTTTGATGAAAATTTATTAGAAAATTTTTATAATTCTTTTTTTGTAAATACTTTTGGTAATTTAATAAGTAGAACAATTGCCTTGATAGTGAAAAAATTTGATCAGCCTTTATTATTTGAAATTGCGGATCTTGATTGAACAGATATTAGTTTTTATGAGAAAATCCTGCTTAGTTTAGATGAATTTTGCGATAACTTTGATCAACTAGAAATTGAAAAAGCATTTAAAACAGTAATTGAATTAACAAAAAATTTAAACGGCTTTTTTGATATTAAACAACTTTGAAATCAAAAAAATTTAAAAAAACTGGCCCAAGGTTTAATTTTGGTTCTCAATGGAATTTATGCTATAACTGTTTTTTTAAGCATCGCAATGCCTAAAAAAACTAACGAAATTCTTGAATTTCTTGGAATTAACGAGAAAAACTTTCTACTTATTACTAAATTAGATAAATTTGATAAAATTAATTTCAAAAAATTAGAAAAACCATTTTTTCCACGAAAAAATTAA
- a CDS encoding division/cell wall cluster transcriptional repressor MraZ: MFGTVFRILDEKNRIVMPPAFRNELEGDFYISANLEKILEIRSQTEFDLLAQKIGKANSLDPKLRDFARYFFGNTVKVSADKQGRFLIPKNLLDLATISKNLYLIGVNNKIEIWPEQRYEQFYAKFSDSEMTADLEKELLKSGVEL, encoded by the coding sequence ATGTTTGGAACTGTTTTTAGAATATTAGACGAGAAAAATAGAATTGTAATGCCTCCTGCTTTTCGAAATGAACTTGAAGGCGACTTTTATATTTCTGCTAATTTGGAGAAAATCCTTGAAATCAGAAGCCAGACAGAATTTGACTTGTTAGCCCAAAAAATAGGAAAAGCAAATTCACTCGATCCTAAACTTCGTGATTTTGCAAGATATTTTTTTGGGAATACAGTCAAAGTTTCTGCTGATAAACAAGGACGATTTTTGATCCCGAAAAATCTTCTTGATCTTGCCACTATCAGTAAAAATTTATATTTAATTGGGGTTAATAACAAAATTGAAATTTGACCAGAACAAAGATACGAACAATTTTATGCAAAATTTTCTGATAGCGAAATGACCGCTGATCTTGAAAAAGAGTTGCTAAAATCGGGAGTTGAATTATAA
- a CDS encoding tRNA1(Val) (adenine(37)-N6)-methyltransferase yields MKNNLELNNLGYNDDLKIWQDKTSFNYSVDTILLGNFLTLSKKIKKALEIGTNNGALAILVAHRKSLLEIDALEINENAIKIAQKNVELNKKGSQIRLIHMDFNHFWPLHNQKQLQKYDLIFANPPYFKIGTKKLKKVNSDFLNAIYEFSLNLSQLISGASKIIQQKGKLALVLPIERFVDLIELLRENHFEPKKIQFIMTRVGSSPKFALVESEFKGQWGTNYLHNLYLHPQNKNLHIYRREIQRLYVARKVKDD; encoded by the coding sequence ATGAAAAATAATCTTGAACTGAATAATTTAGGTTATAATGACGATCTAAAAATTTGACAAGATAAAACTAGCTTTAATTATTCAGTTGATACAATTTTGCTCGGAAATTTCCTTACTTTATCAAAAAAAATTAAAAAAGCACTAGAAATTGGCACAAATAATGGCGCTTTGGCAATTTTAGTTGCTCATCGCAAATCTTTGCTTGAAATTGATGCACTCGAAATTAATGAAAACGCTATAAAAATAGCCCAAAAAAATGTTGAACTAAACAAAAAAGGTTCACAAATCAGGCTTATTCATATGGATTTTAACCATTTTTGACCTTTGCATAATCAAAAACAGTTGCAAAAATATGACCTAATTTTTGCAAATCCGCCTTATTTTAAAATCGGAACTAAAAAATTAAAAAAGGTTAATTCCGATTTTTTAAATGCCATCTATGAATTTAGTCTTAATTTATCACAGTTGATTTCAGGTGCAAGTAAAATTATCCAACAAAAAGGCAAGCTTGCATTAGTCTTGCCAATTGAACGTTTTGTTGATCTAATTGAACTATTAAGAGAAAATCATTTTGAACCCAAAAAAATTCAGTTTATAATGACCCGGGTTGGCTCAAGTCCCAAATTTGCACTGGTTGAATCGGAATTTAAAGGGCAATGAGGGACAAACTATCTTCATAATCTTTATCTTCACCCGCAAAATAAAAATTTACATATCTATCGTAGAGAAATTCAAAGATTATATGTTGCAAGAAAGGTCAAAGATGACTAA
- a CDS encoding site-specific DNA-methyltransferase: MIYIDPPYNTEATKNDGNSIANEKDDIKASKFIYRDKFSRNGWLNLMNERLKLAKDLLKDDGIIFVSIDDAEQAYLKVLMDEIFGEENFVANFPFISNLSGRQVNTNLALCHEYLLLYKKNNFIFNKIDKDYANNFMPIVYPERSNVIFNEDPDVNKEIYDNSPEQKEDNSTQYILRDNLENSNGEFNPKTRPNLFFPIYARKINEKNKLWDITVEEPDSKHDFIEIWPRKNSKNIQLVWRWGKKKIMNQINDLVIVEPRDKNDKNYRIKVKIFDQSYTVKSFILGKKFNNKSATKELNKIFSESSEKVFNFPKPTALIEYLINLHPNKNARVLDFFAGSGTTGQAVLELNFQDGGTRSFTLITNNQNKIAENVTYERLFRINHGFGTKKEQNFDWIKKNQPYKTNLDVFRINYFNTEIFNKENDVNLLVKKLEKMLTNFGISSKNKINLIEYLNYLLALLPQKKDKK; encoded by the coding sequence ATAATTTATATCGATCCGCCTTATAATACTGAGGCAACTAAAAATGATGGGAATTCAATTGCTAATGAAAAAGATGATATAAAAGCAAGTAAATTTATTTATCGTGATAAATTTTCGCGTAATGGTTGACTAAATTTAATGAATGAAAGATTAAAATTAGCAAAGGACCTTCTAAAAGATGATGGAATAATTTTTGTTTCAATCGATGATGCCGAACAGGCTTATTTAAAAGTTTTAATGGATGAAATTTTCGGGGAAGAAAATTTTGTTGCTAATTTTCCATTTATTTCAAATTTATCAGGTCGCCAAGTAAATACAAATTTGGCCCTTTGCCATGAATATTTATTGCTCTATAAAAAAAATAATTTCATATTTAATAAAATTGATAAAGATTATGCCAATAACTTTATGCCTATTGTTTATCCCGAGAGATCTAATGTGATTTTCAATGAAGACCCTGATGTAAATAAGGAAATTTATGATAATAGCCCAGAACAAAAAGAAGATAACTCCACTCAATACATTTTGAGAGATAATTTAGAAAATTCAAATGGTGAGTTTAACCCTAAAACTCGTCCTAATTTATTTTTCCCAATTTACGCGCGGAAAATTAATGAGAAAAATAAATTATGAGATATTACGGTGGAAGAGCCTGATTCAAAACATGATTTTATTGAAATTTGACCTCGTAAAAATAGCAAAAATATTCAATTAGTTTGGCGTTGAGGTAAGAAGAAAATAATGAACCAAATTAATGATCTTGTTATTGTGGAGCCAAGGGATAAAAATGATAAAAATTATAGAATAAAAGTAAAAATATTTGATCAATCCTACACCGTTAAATCATTTATTTTAGGTAAAAAATTCAATAATAAGTCCGCTACTAAAGAATTAAACAAGATATTTAGCGAATCTTCGGAAAAGGTTTTCAATTTTCCTAAACCCACTGCGTTAATAGAATATCTAATTAATTTACACCCCAATAAAAATGCAAGAGTTCTTGATTTTTTTGCCGGAAGTGGGACAACTGGTCAGGCAGTTTTAGAACTAAATTTCCAAGATGGAGGCACTCGCAGTTTTACTCTGATAACTAATAATCAAAATAAAATTGCCGAAAATGTAACTTATGAAAGACTTTTTCGAATAAATCACGGTTTTGGAACAAAAAAAGAGCAAAATTTTGACTGGATTAAGAAAAATCAACCTTATAAAACTAATTTAGATGTTTTTCGAATTAATTATTTTAATACAGAAATTTTTAACAAGGAAAATGATGTTAATTTATTAGTTAAAAAACTAGAAAAAATGTTAACTAATTTTGGAATTTCTAGCAAAAATAAGATAAATCTAATTGAATATCTTAACTATCTCCTTGCGCTTTTGCCTCAAAAAAAGGATAAAAAATAA
- the rsmH gene encoding 16S rRNA (cytosine(1402)-N(4))-methyltransferase RsmH, with translation MHVPVLLEELILALEINPKGFYVDLTLGRGGHSLAILEKISNGKLVVFDKDQDALDQTRPKLLAYKQNIEIIWSDFSRFDFYLENLGIQFVDGFIIDLGVSSPQIDDPERGFSYSKDGNLDMRMDKSQKLSAFIVLNEYPYEKLVEIFFKYGQIPYAREIARAIINSRPLKTTFELVNLVKKVIPALVLVKKNFIKNVFQAVRIEVNNELDSLQKLLEKLPKFLKQGSKVAIITFHSLEDRIVKKAFLDLIRKDKLEFFQKGLPKFSMKVFRPKANELKSNPRAKSAKLRLLLKNR, from the coding sequence ATGCATGTTCCAGTTTTGTTAGAGGAACTTATTTTAGCCCTGGAAATTAACCCAAAAGGATTTTATGTTGATTTAACTTTAGGACGCGGCGGACATTCCTTAGCGATTCTTGAAAAAATTAGTAATGGAAAATTGGTTGTTTTTGATAAAGACCAGGATGCCTTAGATCAAACAAGACCAAAATTATTGGCATATAAGCAAAACATTGAAATTATTTGGTCAGATTTTTCCAGATTTGATTTCTATCTTGAAAATTTAGGAATTCAATTTGTTGATGGATTTATCATCGATTTAGGAGTCTCATCTCCGCAGATTGATGATCCCGAGCGGGGATTTTCATATTCTAAAGATGGCAATTTAGATATGCGAATGGATAAGAGTCAAAAACTTAGTGCTTTTATTGTTCTTAATGAATATCCCTATGAAAAATTAGTTGAAATTTTCTTTAAATATGGCCAGATTCCCTATGCACGCGAAATTGCCAGAGCAATTATTAACTCTCGCCCTTTGAAGACTACTTTTGAGCTGGTGAATCTTGTAAAAAAAGTAATTCCTGCGCTGGTGTTAGTTAAAAAAAATTTTATAAAAAATGTTTTTCAGGCTGTTCGGATTGAAGTTAATAATGAACTTGATTCCTTGCAAAAGTTGTTAGAAAAGTTACCAAAATTTTTAAAGCAAGGATCAAAAGTAGCAATTATTACCTTTCATTCGTTAGAGGATCGAATCGTTAAAAAAGCATTTTTGGATCTAATTAGAAAAGACAAACTGGAATTTTTTCAAAAAGGTTTACCAAAATTTTCTATGAAAGTTTTCCGACCAAAAGCTAATGAATTAAAGTCAAATCCGCGAGCAAAATCAGCAAAATTACGACTTCTTTTAAAAAATAGATAA
- a CDS encoding ECF transporter S component produces MAVFLIVSFLFKTTVPTRFNIAFELPFYVLIGILLHWFKGIIVAFSFDFGKLLLTSRVIFWTPEYGIIPILVAIISSLIFSLVTKKDIFLIFLLIGTYIIVIFVFFYYFFSEEQVIKKVAKDWKNVFSKKLVLILIAVFGSILLTFSTFLLIFYWKKRTKKLKIALITLFVLGFCFLIFRWLWHPFAFIKYYNRFFNRKGKDRLVQDYFFFYLTPIILKSTVSFPIYALILIRLVPLVQYLNKKHNYRWILGY; encoded by the coding sequence ATGGCAGTGTTCTTAATTGTTTCTTTTTTATTCAAAACTACTGTTCCAACTCGTTTTAATATCGCTTTTGAATTACCATTTTATGTTCTAATCGGTATACTTTTACATTGATTTAAGGGAATAATTGTTGCTTTTAGTTTTGATTTTGGTAAATTATTACTAACAAGTCGAGTTATTTTTTGAACCCCTGAATATGGAATTATTCCAATTTTAGTGGCAATAATTTCGTCTTTAATTTTTAGTTTAGTTACAAAAAAAGATATTTTTTTAATATTTTTGCTTATTGGAACATATATAATTGTCATTTTCGTCTTTTTTTATTACTTTTTTAGTGAAGAACAAGTAATAAAAAAAGTAGCAAAAGACTGAAAAAATGTCTTTAGCAAAAAATTAGTTCTAATTTTAATTGCAGTTTTTGGATCAATTCTGCTTACTTTCTCAACTTTTTTGTTGATTTTTTATTGAAAAAAACGAACAAAAAAGTTAAAAATAGCTCTGATAACACTTTTTGTTCTTGGTTTTTGTTTTTTAATTTTCCGCTGACTCTGACATCCTTTTGCTTTTATAAAATATTATAATCGGTTTTTTAACAGGAAAGGAAAAGACCGTCTGGTTCAGGATTATTTTTTCTTTTATCTAACGCCAATTATTTTAAAATCAACTGTTTCCTTCCCAATTTATGCCCTAATTTTAATCCGTTTGGTTCCTCTAGTCCAATATTTAAACAAAAAACATAATTATCGTTGAATTTTAGGTTATTAA
- a CDS encoding cell division protein FtsZ translates to MEKCSKIMLMGLGDFGSKIVESINFDQASFPKFFINSADEYTNSNFLNRQNSLIIPQSNFRYNWQKANRAILDKSLEIKLALVNVRILFLIVGLGGATGSGFSLAIANIAQKMGIIVIVIATNPLENESKIRQQTSFDVLSELKKVVDSLIIISNEQISENYSGFFLENIFKLITTNIQAKIGIILKAFCQNNALVHVNNSISESILANNNFVFVTSAIAKGENRGIIATKKALKNHFVEFDLFAAEEMLVTITADNSILQAEISDILNIIRKNFNQDLKFSYGLYQNPQLGNQVEIGIIASQKKHSYESKKAAKLNLAFDNAFNIF, encoded by the coding sequence ATGGAAAAATGTAGTAAAATTATGCTAATGGGATTAGGTGATTTTGGATCAAAAATTGTTGAGTCAATCAATTTTGATCAAGCTAGTTTTCCAAAATTTTTTATTAATTCAGCTGATGAATATACAAATTCCAATTTTTTAAATAGGCAAAATTCACTAATTATTCCACAATCAAATTTTAGATATAACTGACAAAAAGCAAATCGGGCTATTTTAGATAAAAGTTTAGAAATTAAATTGGCCCTTGTCAATGTTAGAATTTTGTTTTTGATTGTTGGTCTTGGTGGCGCAACTGGTTCAGGTTTTAGTCTTGCCATTGCAAATATTGCCCAAAAAATGGGAATTATCGTAATTGTAATTGCAACAAATCCTTTAGAAAATGAATCAAAAATTCGCCAGCAAACGAGTTTTGATGTTCTCAGTGAGCTAAAAAAAGTAGTGGATTCATTAATTATAATATCAAATGAGCAAATAAGCGAAAATTATTCTGGCTTTTTTCTTGAAAATATATTTAAGTTAATAACCACAAATATTCAAGCCAAAATTGGAATTATTCTTAAGGCTTTCTGCCAAAACAATGCATTAGTTCATGTTAATAATTCAATCAGCGAGTCGATTCTTGCAAATAATAACTTTGTTTTCGTTACCTCAGCAATCGCTAAGGGTGAAAATCGGGGAATTATTGCAACTAAAAAGGCACTTAAAAACCATTTTGTCGAATTTGATCTTTTCGCTGCGGAAGAAATGTTAGTAACAATAACAGCAGATAATTCGATTTTACAAGCCGAAATTAGCGATATTCTTAACATTATCCGCAAAAATTTCAATCAAGATTTAAAATTTTCATACGGACTTTATCAAAATCCGCAATTAGGAAATCAGGTTGAAATCGGCATTATCGCATCACAAAAAAAGCATAGTTATGAAAGTAAAAAAGCAGCAAAATTAAATCTTGCTTTCGATAACGCATTTAATATCTTTTAA
- the rnc gene encoding ribonuclease III, producing the protein MEIEDKILELLKKLKIIPNSKQIYIQALTHKSYNFINPDKPHYEMLEFLGDSVINYAVSKVIYDNFYKNEGNSTQIRSLLTSTSSLANATKKVGLMNYVLLGRGASEIRENNKLKADIFESFCAAILLDQGFEKLNEFLSEYLYKDVNFDTEKQYKDPKSIFQEKIQTFSTSNKIHYLHTKLVDGTFRVDLIWEKKKYGIGYGRSIKEAEFAAATNALNIFAETEEK; encoded by the coding sequence ATGGAAATTGAAGATAAAATTCTTGAACTTTTAAAAAAATTAAAAATAATCCCAAATTCAAAACAGATTTACATTCAAGCGCTAACTCATAAAAGTTATAATTTTATTAATCCTGATAAACCACATTATGAAATGCTTGAGTTTCTTGGTGATTCGGTAATTAATTATGCGGTTTCAAAGGTGATTTATGATAATTTTTATAAAAATGAGGGAAATTCAACCCAAATTCGATCCTTACTTACATCAACTTCGAGTTTAGCAAATGCAACAAAAAAAGTTGGGCTAATGAATTATGTCTTGCTTGGTAGAGGTGCTAGTGAAATTCGTGAAAACAACAAGTTAAAAGCCGATATTTTTGAATCTTTTTGTGCGGCGATTTTATTAGATCAAGGTTTTGAGAAATTAAACGAATTCTTGTCTGAGTATTTATATAAAGATGTAAATTTTGATACTGAAAAACAGTATAAAGACCCAAAGTCAATTTTTCAGGAAAAAATTCAAACTTTTTCAACCTCAAACAAGATCCACTACCTACACACAAAATTAGTTGATGGAACTTTCCGCGTTGATCTTATTTGGGAGAAAAAAAAGTACGGAATTGGATATGGCAGATCGATAAAGGAAGCAGAATTTGCCGCTGCTACTAACGCCTTAAATATTTTTGCAGAGACTGAGGAAAAGTAA
- a CDS encoding Mhp366/Mhp367 family surface (lipo)protein, with amino-acid sequence MTKRKKILLSLSAIFPISLAIGGYFIYSYFSRAWLNKNFSGLELLLNDKSIKEKSQKKINKIDTNSISNFLEFNSYATFANQENDDLNMELGQKEAFFSMLSDFDLEKIKKNHIIFPEEYKMFNFNTDNNFVTKENEKKFLGSENDDLLVYDLNYPKINELIEEKEPFKSDILNQKFTLFDSKSRNQIFQLDKIGVYSQPLKSNKYDSIYQKNIKFRTATATILDASNGKALLITNNHVIKPSEYSYKDANFQINSQNLRFWNKLGGNFIEWYENGKIYHLDRDNTAFLFYLKEVFENKVTKFDQGKVLEFLIDFYNKYFLIPTDFDNKKFDVGIFYFKYQQFIEDLKNLAKFYNEKREEILTRIQQNNKINHNSSESKNTIESKFNDFLGSYQGFINFWEKMQNAPAVKISPKIWKKGDFSYDLNLSLFWPKSKAMKNNFKGVYATNPQENFSRLSLYFYTNNGRGASGSGVFNKDGELQFINAFGLIDNFYTDDSKIEKNYYDKLNTNISLSGGIPLVTEEYNLAESIKQFYPSNQKSGFKYLANENVKVIKVLK; translated from the coding sequence ATGACAAAAAGGAAAAAAATTTTACTTTCATTATCTGCAATTTTTCCAATTAGCCTTGCTATTGGCGGTTATTTTATTTATAGTTATTTTTCTCGGGCTTGATTAAATAAAAATTTTAGTGGTCTTGAGCTACTTCTAAATGATAAATCCATAAAAGAAAAAAGTCAAAAAAAAATTAATAAAATTGATACAAATAGCATAAGTAATTTTTTAGAATTTAATAGTTATGCTACTTTTGCAAATCAAGAAAATGATGATTTAAATATGGAATTAGGTCAGAAGGAAGCTTTTTTTAGTATGCTTTCTGATTTTGACCTTGAAAAAATTAAGAAAAATCACATAATTTTTCCCGAAGAATATAAGATGTTTAATTTTAATACTGATAATAATTTTGTCACAAAAGAAAATGAGAAAAAATTTCTTGGCTCTGAAAATGATGATTTGTTAGTCTATGATCTAAATTATCCAAAAATTAATGAGCTAATTGAGGAAAAAGAACCATTTAAATCTGATATTTTGAATCAAAAATTTACACTTTTTGATTCAAAAAGCAGAAACCAAATTTTTCAGCTTGATAAAATTGGTGTTTATTCTCAACCACTTAAATCAAATAAATACGATTCAATTTACCAAAAAAATATTAAATTTCGCACTGCAACGGCAACGATTTTAGATGCTAGTAACGGCAAAGCATTATTGATCACAAATAATCATGTAATAAAACCAAGCGAATATAGTTATAAAGATGCAAATTTTCAAATAAATTCGCAAAATTTAAGATTTTGAAATAAATTAGGCGGTAATTTTATCGAGTGATATGAAAATGGCAAGATTTATCATCTTGATAGGGATAACACCGCTTTTCTTTTTTATTTAAAAGAGGTTTTTGAGAATAAAGTCACAAAGTTTGATCAAGGAAAAGTTTTAGAGTTTCTTATTGATTTTTATAATAAATATTTCTTAATTCCTACTGATTTTGATAATAAAAAATTCGATGTTGGCATATTTTATTTTAAATATCAACAATTTATTGAAGACTTAAAAAATCTTGCAAAATTTTATAATGAAAAAAGGGAGGAAATACTTACCAGAATTCAACAAAATAACAAAATTAACCATAATAGCAGCGAGAGCAAAAACACAATTGAGTCCAAATTTAATGATTTTTTAGGCTCATATCAAGGATTTATTAATTTCTGGGAAAAAATGCAGAACGCTCCTGCTGTAAAAATATCACCAAAAATTTGAAAAAAAGGAGATTTTAGTTACGATCTCAATCTTTCCTTGTTCTGACCAAAGTCAAAAGCGATGAAAAACAACTTTAAAGGGGTTTATGCCACTAACCCACAAGAAAATTTTTCTCGACTCTCCTTATATTTTTATACAAACAACGGCCGCGGAGCCTCAGGTTCTGGTGTTTTTAACAAGGATGGCGAACTACAATTTATTAATGCATTTGGCTTAATTGATAATTTTTATACGGATGATTCGAAAATTGAAAAAAATTATTACGATAAATTAAATACCAATATTTCATTATCAGGTGGGATCCCCCTGGTTACCGAAGAATATAATTTAGCTGAATCGATCAAACAATTTTATCCATCAAACCAAAAGAGTGGCTTTAAATACCTTGCCAATGAAAATGTTAAAGTTATAAAAGTTTTAAAATAA